Part of the Listeria innocua genome is shown below.
GAATTTTACGAAGTGCTTGTTGGAAGAAGATAACAGCTACAACAATAGCTAGAATCGCAACTCCCACACCTGCTAACGTTAAAATGTGTAAGAACAGTTGATCACCAGCGTTTTCAATTTGCGAAACATATAATTGACGCACTCCATCAGGAATACGAGCAACAATACCTGCAAAGATAATGATGGAAACACCATTACCAACGCCTTTAACAGTGATTTGTTCCCCTAACCACATTAAGAACATTGTACCGGTAGTTAATACGATTGCAATAATCACATATCTACCGATGGATGGTTCGATAACCAAACCAGCAGATGACATGCGGTTAAACCCGTATGCCATACCGAATGCTTCGATTAAACCAAGTCCAATCGTCATGTATCTAGTAAGTTGATTGAGTTTTTTACGACCCATTTCCCCTTGCTTAGACCATTCAGTTAACTTGGGAACAACATCCATTTGAAGTAACTGAACAATAATGGAAGATGTAATGTAAGGCATTACACCCATGGCAAAAATTGAGAAGTTTTTTAAAGCCCCACCATTAAATGTGTTTAAGAACCCCAAAATACCGCCATCCATACTAGATTGTAAAGCAGCTGCGTTAACTCCCGGTACTGGCACGAATGTACCAATACGGAAAATAACTAGCATAGCTAATGTAAATAGTATTTTTTTACGGATGTCTGCTACTTTGAAGAAGTTCGCTAACGTTTGAAACATTAGATCACCTCAGTTTTTCCGCCGGCTGCTTCAATAGCTTCTTTGGCAGCTGCAGAGAATTTGTTCGCTTTCACAGTAAGTTTTTTCTCGATATTTCCATCAGATAAAATTTTAATCCCGGATTTTTCGTTACGAATAATTCCAGTTTCGATTAAAAGTTCTGGTGTTACTTCTGTACCATCTTCAAAGCGGTTTAAAACATCTAAGTTAACGATAGCAAATTCTTTACGGTTGATATTTGTGAATCCACGTTTTGGAATACGACGGAAAAGTGGAAGTTGTCCACCTTCAAAACCTAGGCGTACGCCACCACCGGAACGAGCTTTTTGTCCTTTATGACCGCGTCCAGAAGTTTTGCCGTTACCAGAGCCTGTTCCACGACCAACACGATTACGTTCTTTACGAGAACCTTCTGAAGGTTTAAGTTCATGTAGTTTCATGTCAAGCACCTCCTCCTATTTAACAAATTCTATCAATTACATATTATTATATTAAGCTTAAACTTCTTTGACGTCCACTAAATGACTTACTTTAGTGATCATCCCACGAATTGCAGGATTATCTTCTTTAACCACTACAGAATTTGTTTTACCAAGACCTAATGCTTGAACAGTTTTGCGTTGTGGTTGAGGGCGTCCGATTAAGCTACGTTTTAGAGTAATTTCTAACTTCGCCATAATGATAATTCCCTCCTTATCCTAACAATTCTTCTACTGTTTTGCCACGAAGTTTCGCAACATCTTCAGCGTTTTTAAGTTGTTTAATTCCGTCGATTGTAGCACGTACCATGTTAATTGGTGTATTAGATCCAAGCGATTTGGAAGATACATCAGCAACACCAGCAAGTTCTAGGACCGCACGAACGGGACCACCAGCAGTTACACCAGAACCGGCACTAGCTGGTTTAAGAAGAATTTCTCCGCCACCAAAATGTCCGACTACAGTGTGTGGAATAGTTGTGTCTACAGTTGGTACAAACACCATGTTCTTTTTAGCATCCTCAACAGCTTTGCGGATTGCATCTGGAACTTCTTGTGCTTTACCAGTACCGAAACCAACATGACCATTTTTGTCTCCAACAACAACAAGTGCTGTGAAACGGAAACGACGTCCACCTTTAACTACTTTAGCAACACGGTTGATTGTAACAACGCGTTCTTCTAAATCTAATTTGTTTCCATCAATTTGCTCAGGCATGTAATATGTCCCTCCTTCTTATTAAAATTCTAGTCCATTTTCGCGAGCTGCTTCAGCAAGAGCTTTTACGCGGCCATGATATAAGTATCCTCCACGGTCAAAAGTGACAGAAGTAATACCTTTTTCGGAAGCACGTTTAGCAACTAGTTCGCCAACTTTGCTTGCTGCATCAACTTTGGATTCAGCAGAACCGAAATCTTTATCTAAATTAGACGCACTTGCAAGTGTCACACCATTTACATCATCAATAACTTGAGCATAAATGTTTTTGTTTGAACGGAATACGTTTAAACGTGGACGACTTTCAGTTCCAGAAATCTTAGAACGAACACGAGCATGTCTTTTTTTACGTACTTTATTTTTGTCGATTTTGGTAATCACACGACTCACCTCTTCTCTCATTTGCCTAATTAAGCGGCATTATTTACCAGTTTTACCTTCTTTACGGCGTACATGTTCGCCTTCGTAACGAATACCTTTACCTTTATATGGCTCTGGTGGACGTACGGCACGAATGTTTGCAGCTAACTCGCCAACGTGTTCTTTGTTGTATCCTTTAACAATCACTTGAGTGTTTGCAGGAACTTCAATTTCTACGCCTTTAGGAGCAACAAACTCTACTGGATGAGAGTACCCTACGTTAAGAACAAGTTTGTCTCCTTGTTTTTGCGCACGGTAACCAACACCGATAAGTTCTAATTTCTTTTCATAACCCTCGGAAACTCCGACAACCATGTTATTAAGAATAGCACGAGTTGTACCATGAAGTGCACGGTGGTTTTTATTATCAGTCGGGCGAGAAACGTTAATTTCGTTGCCTTCAATATTAATAGTAATTTCTGGGTTGAACTCTTTTACAAGTTCACCTTTAGGACCTTTAACTGTTGCTGTTGATCCATTAAGTGTAACTGTTACACCTGCAGGAATCACAATAGTTTTTTTACCTATACGGGACATTTATTGCACCTCCTTATGGTTTACTTTTTCTTACCAAACGTATGCTAGTACTTCTCCGCCGACTTGTTTAGCACGGGCTTCTTTGTCGGTTAAAACGCCTTGGGAAGTAGACACGATTGCGATACCTAGACCGTTAAGTACTTTAGGCACCTCAGTTGATTTTGCATATACACGTAAACCTGGCTTACTGATACGTTTCAAACCAGTGATTACACGTTCGCCAGTCGCTCCATATTTTAAGAAAACACGGATTGTTCCAGCATTGTCATCTTCAATATATTCAACGTCACGGATAAAACCTTCACGCTTCAATATTTCAGCAATTTCTTTTTTGATTTTGGATGCAGGCAGTTCTAATTTATCATGTTTAACCATGTTTGCATTACGAATGCGAGTTAGAAAATCTGCAATTGGATCTGTCATCACCATGTATAATACCCTCCTTCCTTAAACTCTTTCTTACCAGCTTGCTTTTTTCACGCCGGGAATTTGACCTTTATAGGCAAGTTCACGGAAACAAATACGGCATAATTTAAATTTGCGAATAACGGAATGTGGACGACCACAACGTTCACAACGAGTATATGCTTGAACAGCGTATTTTGGTGTACGTTTTTGCTTCGCGATCATGGATTTCTTAGCCACGTTTTCGCCTCCCTACTAAATTAGTTTTGATTACTTTTGAAATGGCATCCCTAGTTGAGTAAGTAACTCATGAGATTCTTCATCACTTTTGGCAGTTGTAACGATTACTACGTCCATACCGCGTACTTTTGATACTTGATCGTAATCAATTTCAGGGAAAATAAGTTGCTCTCTAACACCCAACGTATAGTTACCACGACCATCGAAAGCTTTTTTCGATACGCCACGGAAATCACGAACACGTGGAAGTGAAACAGTAACTAATTTATCTAAGAAATCATACATGCGTTCACCACGCAATGTTACTTTAGCACCGATTGGCATTCCTTCACGAAGACGGAAACCAGCGATAGAATTTTTTGCTTTTGTGATAACAGGTTTTTGACCAGTGATAAGAGCTAACTCCTCCACTGCACTGTCTAACACTTTCGCATTTGCTGTAGCGTCACCAACACCAGTGTTGATTACGATTTTATCTATTTTTGGAACCTCCATTACGGAGTCATAATTGAATTTGCTCATTAAAGCAGGAACAATTTCCTTAAGATATTGATCTTTAAGGCGATTCATGTAATATTCCCTCCTTCCTACGACTATTATTTATCTATTACTTCACCGGATTTTTTTGCTACGCGTACTTTTTTATCACCTTTAACTTCGTAGCCTACACGAGTAGGTTCGCCAGTTTTAGGGTCAATTAGCATTACGTTTGAAACATGGATTGGTGCTTCAACATTCAAGATTCCGCCTTGCGGGTTGATGTTGGAAGGTTTAGTATGTTTTTTAACCATATTGATTCCTTCGATAAGTACGCGGTCCTTTTTCGGAAATGCTGCGAGCACTTTGCCGGATTTGCCTTTATCTTTACCAGTAATAACTTTTACTTTATCACCTTTTTTGACATGCATTGGTATAGCACCTCCTTGATTTCTTGGAACTTAATTTTTAAAGAACTTCTGGAGCTAAAGAAACGATCTTCATAAAGTTGTTTTCACGAAGTTCGCGAGCAACAGGTCCAAAAATACGTGTTCCACGAGGACTTTTATCGTCACGGATAATGACACATGCATTTTCATCAAACTTGATGTAAGAACCGTCTTGACGACGTGCTCCACTCTTAGTACGAACGATTACTGCTTTAACAACTTCACCTTTTTTGACAACGCCGCCTGGTGTTGCTTGTTTAACGGTACACACGACAACATCACCAATGTTAGCAGTTTTGCGTCCTGATCCACCTAGCACTTTAATAGTTAACACTTCACGTGCGCCAGAGTTATCAGCCACTTTCATACGACTTTCTTGTTGAATCATTAGGACACCCTCCTTCCAGAATAACGGGTCGGAAAAATTGCACTCGGCAACTTTTCACAATCTATTTTTAACTTTTGATTTAGATAATTACTGCTTCTTCTACAACTTCTAATAAACGGAAATGTTTAGTTGCAGACAATGGACGAGTTTCGGAAATACGAACTACATCGCCAGTTTTTGCAATGTTATTTTCATCATGCGCTTTGAATTTTTTAGAATACTTCACGCGTTTACCGTACAAACCATGTTTCTTGTACGTTTCAACAACCACGGTAATTGTTTTATCCATTTTATCGGATACAACACGACCAGTATAAACTTTACGTTGGTTACGGTCAGCCATGTATTAAAACCTCCTTACGATTCTTTTTTAAGCAAGTTCTCTTTCTCGAACGATTGTTTTCATACGGGCAATTGCTTTACGAACCTCACGAATACGTGCGGTGTTTTCTAATTGACCAGTAGCTAATTGAAAGCGCAGGTTGAAGAGCTCTTCTTTCAAAGCTTTTTCTTGATCTTGGATTTCGGTAGTGGATAAATCACGGATATCATTAGCTTTCATTTGCTTCACCACCAATTTCTTCACGTTTAACGATCTTAGTTTTGACCGGCAGTTTGTGTGCTGCTAGACGTAATGCTTCACGCGCTACATCTTCAGGAACACCTGCGATTTCAAACATAATTTTGCCGCGTTTGACTGGGCTTACCCAACCTTCCGGAGCACCTTTACCTTTACCCATCCGAACCCCGATTGGTTTAGAAGTGTAAGATTTATGAGGGAAAATTTTAATCCAAACTTTACCGCCACGTTTCATGTAACGAGTCATTGCGATACGAGCTGCTTCGATTTGACGGTTTGTAATCCAAGAAGCTTCAACTGCTTGAAGACCATATTCACCAAATGCAACTTCAGTTCCGCCTTTCGCGCGTCCACGCATGTTTCCGCGGAATTCACGACGGTATTTTACACGTTTAGGAACTAACATTATTATTTTCCTCCTTCCACATTGTTTTTCTTCGTAGGAAGGACTTCACCACGGTAGATCCAGACTTTAACGCCTAGTTTACCATAAGTTGTGTCAGCTTCTTCCCATGCGTAGTCGATGTCGGCACGCAATGTATGAAGAGGTACTGTTCCTTCGCTATAGTGTTCAGCACGAGCGATATCCGCTCCGCCAAGACGACCAGATACTTGAGTTTTGATACCTTTTGCTCCAGCACGCATAGTACGTTGGATAGCTTGTTTTTGCGCACGACGGAAAGATACACGACCTTCCAATTGACGAGCGATGTTTTCAGCAACCAATTTTGCGTCTAGGTCAGCACGTTTGATTTCTACGATATTGATATGAACACGTTTTTGAGTAAGTTCGTTTAAGTTTTTGCGTAATGCTTCAACTTCAGAACCACCTTTACCGATAACCATACCAGGTTTAGCAGTATGAATAGTGATATTCACACGGTTAGCTGCACGTTCGATTTCTACGCGAGAAACAGAAGCGTCAGATAAACGTTTTGCAACATAATCACGGATGCGTAAATCTTCATGTAAGAAGTCCGCATAATCTTTTTCCGCGTACCATTTGGAGTCCCAATCACGGATGACACCGATACGCATACCTATTGGATGTACTTTTTGACCCACGAATTATCCCTCCTTCACTTCAGATACCACAACTGTAATGTGGCTAGTACGTTTGTTGATTGCACTTGCACGACCTTGTGCACGTGGACGGAAACGTTTAAGTGTTGGACCTTCGTCAACAAATGCTTCCTCTACTACAAGGTTGTTAATGTCTAAATCATAGTTATGCTCTGCGTTAGCAATAGCGGATTTTAATACTTTTTCAATAATTGGGGAAGCTGATCTTGGAGTATACTTCAAGATTGCAATTGCTTCGCCAACTTGCTTGCCTCGAATTAAATCAATGACGATTCTAGCTTTGCGAGGAGCAATACGAACCGTTTTGGCAACGGCTTTTGCGCTTGTAACTTCACTTGCCATTAGGATATCCTCCTCTCAAATTAGCGTTTAGTTTTTTTATCGTCGCCCGCATGACCGCGGTACGTACGAGTTGGTGCGAATTCGCCCAGTTTGTGTCCTACCATATCTTCTTGAACATAAACAGGAACGTGTTTACGTCCATCATATACTGCGATTGTTTGTCCAACAAAAGTTGGGAAAATCGTGGAGCGACGAGACCAAGTTTTAATTACTTGTTTCTTTTCGCTTTCTGCTGCTGCTTCCACTTTCTTCATCAAGTGGTCATCAACAAAAGGTCCTTTTTTCAAACTACGACCCATGACGGAACCTCCCTTCGCATAGTCAGGAAGCTGAGAACGCTTGTCCTCGCTATCCTGCTACCAATTTTATTCAATCTATTAATCCGATTATTTTTTCTTACGACGACGTACGATAAATTTATCGGAGTTGTTGTTTTTCTTACGTGTTTTGTATCCAAGAGTTGGTTTACCCCATGGAGACATTGGCGATTTACGACCGATTGGAGCTTTACCTTCACCACCACCGTGTGGGTGATCGTTCGGGTTCATTACAGATCCACGAACAGTTGGGCGTTTACCCATCCAACGTGAACGACCTGCTTTACCGATGTTGATAAGTTCGTGTTGTTCGTTACCAACTTGACCGATTGTAGCACGGCAAGTAGCAAGGATCATGCGAACTTCACCGGAGTTTAAGCGGATTAATACGTATTTGCCTTCTTTACCAAGTACTTGAGCACTTGTTCCAGCAGAACGTACTAATTGTCCACCTTTACCAGGTTTCATTTCGATATTGTGGATAACAGTACCCACTGGAATATCTTTTAATTCTAGTGCATTACCGACTTTGATGTCAGCTTCTGCTCCTGAATAAATTGTTTGACCTACTTCAAGGCCTTTCGCTGCGATGATGTAGCGTTTTTCTCCATCAGCATAGTTGATTAGAGCAATATTAGCAGAACGGTTTGGATCGTACTCGATCGTTGCAACGCGTCCAGGAATACCATCTTTGTTACGTTTGAAATCAATCACGCGGTATTGGCGTTTATGGCCACCGCCGTGATGACGAACAGTTAACTTACCTTGGTTATTGCGTCCGGCTTTCTTTTTAAGAGGACGTAGTAAAGATTTTTCTGGAGTACTTGTAGTAATCTCAGCGAAATCTGAACTTGTCATATGCCGGCGCCCGTTAGTGGTAGGTTTATACTTTTTGATCGCCATTGTTTCCCCTCCTCGTTAGAATTATTTAAAGTTAGTCGAATTATACTTCAAAGAATTGAATTTCTTTGCTGTCAGCTGTAACAGTAACAATCGCTTTACGACGTTTGTTAGTGTAACCTGCATAACGGCCCATACGTTTAAGTTTGCCTTTGTAATTCATTACGTTTACTTTAGCAACTTTCACGTCGAAAATTTCTTCAATTGCGTATTTTACTTGCGTTTTAGTTGCGCGAGTATCTACTTCAAATGTATATTTCTTATCGTCGAGAATGCTTGTAGATTCTTCAGTTACAACTGGGCGCTTAATGATGTCGCGTGCATCCATTATGCGAGCACCTCCTCTACTTTTTCGACAGCTGCTTTAGTGATAATTAACTTATCATGTTTAGCAACTTCTAGTACTGAGATACTTTCAGCTGGAATAACTGTAATGCCTTGTAAGTTGCGTGCAGATAATTCTACATTTTCACTTTCACCAGCAACTACGATTAGTGCCTTAGTATCTACAGAGATATTTTTAAGAAAAGCCGCAAATTCTTTTGTTTTAGGTGCATCGAAAGTCAAACCTTCAAGTACAACTAATTTTTCTTCATTTACTTTAGAAGAAAGAATCGATTTAATCGCTAAACGACGAACTTTCTTAGGTAATTTGTAAGCATATGAACGAGGTGTTGGGCCGAATACGACACCACCGCCGCGCCATTGTGGGGAACGGATTGAACCTTGACGGGCACGACCTGTACCTTTTTGACGCCATGGTTTACGTCCGCCACCACGTACTTCTGAACGATTTTTCACTTTATGAGTCCCTTGACGTAGGGATGCACGTTGGCTCAAAATTACGTCAACAACAACTTTTTCATTTGGTTCGATACCGAAAACAGTGTCGTTTAAAGTAATTTCGCCAGCGTTTGTTCCATCTTGTTTAAGTAAGCTTAATTTTGGCATTCGTTAGTCCTCCTTTCCAAATGAATTATTTTGCTTTAGTAGCAGTTTTAATTTGAACTAATGCTTTTTTAGCGCCTGGAACGTTACCTTTTACTAAAAGAACGTTCTTTTCAACGTCTACTTTAACGATTTCTAGGTTTTGGATAGTGATTTGTTCTCCACCCATACGACCTGGAAGTAGTTTATTTTTGAAAACACGGTTAGGTGCTACTGGACCCATTGAACCTGGGCGACGATGGTAACGGGAACCGTGGGCCATAGGGCCGCGTGATTGTCCGTGGCGTTTAATAACACCTTGGAATCCTTTACCTTTCGATACGCCTGTCGCGTCGATGATGTCACCTTCTGCGAATACGTCTACTTTTACTTCTGCACCAATCTCATACTCGTCTAAGTTTACATCGCGGAATTCGCGAATGAAGCGCTTAGGAGTAGTATCGGCTTTTGCTACATGACCTTGTTCGGGTTTGTTTGACAATTTTGCTCTCTTATCTTCGAAACCGATTTGTACAGCTTCATAGCCGTCAGTTTCAACAGTTTTCTTTTGAAGTACCACGTTTTGTGCTGCTTCGATTACTGTTACTGGAATAAGTTCGCCGTTTTCAGTGAAAACTTGTGTCATCCCTACTTTTCTACCTAAGATTCCTTTGGTCATGAGTCACACCTCCTGTTAATTTAATATATTCTTATTATAGTTTGATTTCGATGTCCACACCGCTTGGCAAGTCTAAACGCATCAAGCTATCAACTGTTTGTGGTGTTGGATTAACGATGTCGATTAAACGTTTGTGTGTACGCATTTCGAATTGCTCACGAGAATCTTTATATTTGTGGACCGCACGCAAGACTGTGTAGATAGACTTCTCTGTTGGAAGTGGAATCGGACCAGATACGGAAGCACCTGAGCGTTTCGCTGTTTCTACGATCTTTTCTGCTGATTGATCCAAAATACGGTGATCATACGCTTTTAAACGAATACGAATTTTTTGTTTTGCCATTACTTTCCCTCCTTTTCGCCTACTTTCAAAGTAGACATTCTCCGTGAAAATTACCTGAACATCCGCCATGGCAAAGCGGCCGGGTGTGTCAGCAACCTTTCACTTCATCACATGGGCATTCCCGGCAATACCGGGGTGCTCGTTGTCAAAAGGGCAGACCAATGCCTGTCCATTTGCACTTTATCTATTATACACGGGTTAGGGGTAGTAATCAACCGCTTTTTGAAAAAAGTTTTAAGTTATTTTCATAGAAGCTATTATATAGAAGAATCTCGGTTTATTATCTGACGAAAAACGCTTCATAGCAGTATTCTTTGGTTTTTAAATAAAATAAAAAAACATCCGATGATTCGAATGTTTTTAAGAAGTACGAAGCAATATAAGTCCAGCTGTTAGAAGCAACATGACACCTAGCGCAACAAGATCGCCAAAGTGCCAGTGAAGTATCCGAAAACGAGTTCGTCCTTCCCCGCCCTGATAACCTCTAGCTTCCATTGCGTCGGCTAGCTCTTCGGCCCGGTTAAAGGAACTAACGAAAAGCGGAATAAAAATCGGAACAACCACTTTCATTTGTTCGAATAAGTTTCCTTCACCAAAATCAACTCCACGTGCGCGCTGAGCTTTCATAATTTTATCCGTTTCACCCATAAGTGTCGGAATAAAACGTAGCGCAACGGAGATCATTAAGGCGATGTCGTTAACAGGTACTTTGAGCACTGCAAAAGGACGAAGGATATACGCAATTGCATCTGTTAAGTTCATCGGGGTAGTTGTTAAAGTAATGACTGTCGACATAATAATAATTAATACAAAGCGTAAAAACACAAAAACACCATTCAAAAGACCGAAAGACGAAATTGTAAAAGGACCCCAGTCAAAATAAATTGTTCCACCACTCGCGAACAGGATTTGCATCACAACGGTGAATAAGATTAACCAAATAAGCGGTTTAACTCCCTTTATGAACACTTTCAACTTTATCCCCGTCATTTGAACAATCATTAGCGTGAATAAGACCATTAAAGCGTATGTCCACCAATTATTCGCTAAAAATAAAATTCCAATGTAATAAAACCCAGCTAGCAATTTCGTTCTCGCGTCAAGCCCGTGAATTAAGGACTCCCCTGGAACAAAACGACCTAATATCAGTTTTTCTATCATTCAAAGAAGCCCCCTTCACTCACGTCAAT
Proteins encoded:
- the rplV gene encoding 50S ribosomal protein L22; translation: MASEVTSAKAVAKTVRIAPRKARIVIDLIRGKQVGEAIAILKYTPRSASPIIEKVLKSAIANAEHNYDLDINNLVVEEAFVDEGPTLKRFRPRAQGRASAINKRTSHITVVVSEVKEG
- the rpmD gene encoding 50S ribosomal protein L30, whose protein sequence is MAKLEITLKRSLIGRPQPQRKTVQALGLGKTNSVVVKEDNPAIRGMITKVSHLVDVKEV
- the rplF gene encoding 50S ribosomal protein L6, which encodes MSRIGKKTIVIPAGVTVTLNGSTATVKGPKGELVKEFNPEITINIEGNEINVSRPTDNKNHRALHGTTRAILNNMVVGVSEGYEKKLELIGVGYRAQKQGDKLVLNVGYSHPVEFVAPKGVEIEVPANTQVIVKGYNKEHVGELAANIRAVRPPEPYKGKGIRYEGEHVRRKEGKTGK
- the rpsE gene encoding 30S ribosomal protein S5; this encodes MPEQIDGNKLDLEERVVTINRVAKVVKGGRRFRFTALVVVGDKNGHVGFGTGKAQEVPDAIRKAVEDAKKNMVFVPTVDTTIPHTVVGHFGGGEILLKPASAGSGVTAGGPVRAVLELAGVADVSSKSLGSNTPINMVRATIDGIKQLKNAEDVAKLRGKTVEELLG
- the rplW gene encoding 50S ribosomal protein L23; the encoded protein is MDARDIIKRPVVTEESTSILDDKKYTFEVDTRATKTQVKYAIEEIFDVKVAKVNVMNYKGKLKRMGRYAGYTNKRRKAIVTVTADSKEIQFFEV
- the rplX gene encoding 50S ribosomal protein L24, with the protein product MHVKKGDKVKVITGKDKGKSGKVLAAFPKKDRVLIEGINMVKKHTKPSNINPQGGILNVEAPIHVSNVMLIDPKTGEPTRVGYEVKGDKKVRVAKKSGEVIDK
- the rpsQ gene encoding 30S ribosomal protein S17, whose amino-acid sequence is MADRNQRKVYTGRVVSDKMDKTITVVVETYKKHGLYGKRVKYSKKFKAHDENNIAKTGDVVRISETRPLSATKHFRLLEVVEEAVII
- the secY gene encoding preprotein translocase subunit SecY, with the translated sequence MFQTLANFFKVADIRKKILFTLAMLVIFRIGTFVPVPGVNAAALQSSMDGGILGFLNTFNGGALKNFSIFAMGVMPYITSSIIVQLLQMDVVPKLTEWSKQGEMGRKKLNQLTRYMTIGLGLIEAFGMAYGFNRMSSAGLVIEPSIGRYVIIAIVLTTGTMFLMWLGEQITVKGVGNGVSIIIFAGIVARIPDGVRQLYVSQIENAGDQLFLHILTLAGVGVAILAIVVAVIFFQQALRKIPIQYSKRVAGAKQSGAQATHLPLKLNSAGVIPVIFASAFIITPQTILTFFDQSNDIVKVLKDVFDYTKPIGMILYVALIVAFTYFYAFIQVNPEKVADNLKKQGGYIPSKRPGRETQAYLTSVLYRLTFVGAIFLSAVAILPTIGTTVFSLPQSLAVGGTSLLIVIGVALDTTKQLEGQLVKRNYRGFIK
- the rpsC gene encoding 30S ribosomal protein S3 codes for the protein MGQKVHPIGMRIGVIRDWDSKWYAEKDYADFLHEDLRIRDYVAKRLSDASVSRVEIERAANRVNITIHTAKPGMVIGKGGSEVEALRKNLNELTQKRVHINIVEIKRADLDAKLVAENIARQLEGRVSFRRAQKQAIQRTMRAGAKGIKTQVSGRLGGADIARAEHYSEGTVPLHTLRADIDYAWEEADTTYGKLGVKVWIYRGEVLPTKKNNVEGGK
- the rpsH gene encoding 30S ribosomal protein S8; translation: MVMTDPIADFLTRIRNANMVKHDKLELPASKIKKEIAEILKREGFIRDVEYIEDDNAGTIRVFLKYGATGERVITGLKRISKPGLRVYAKSTEVPKVLNGLGIAIVSTSQGVLTDKEARAKQVGGEVLAYVW
- the rpsS gene encoding 30S ribosomal protein S19, which gives rise to MGRSLKKGPFVDDHLMKKVEAAAESEKKQVIKTWSRRSTIFPTFVGQTIAVYDGRKHVPVYVQEDMVGHKLGEFAPTRTYRGHAGDDKKTKR
- the rplO gene encoding 50S ribosomal protein L15, whose product is MKLHELKPSEGSRKERNRVGRGTGSGNGKTSGRGHKGQKARSGGGVRLGFEGGQLPLFRRIPKRGFTNINRKEFAIVNLDVLNRFEDGTEVTPELLIETGIIRNEKSGIKILSDGNIEKKLTVKANKFSAAAKEAIEAAGGKTEVI
- the rplD gene encoding 50S ribosomal protein L4, with protein sequence MPKLSLLKQDGTNAGEITLNDTVFGIEPNEKVVVDVILSQRASLRQGTHKVKNRSEVRGGGRKPWRQKGTGRARQGSIRSPQWRGGGVVFGPTPRSYAYKLPKKVRRLAIKSILSSKVNEEKLVVLEGLTFDAPKTKEFAAFLKNISVDTKALIVVAGESENVELSARNLQGITVIPAESISVLEVAKHDKLIITKAAVEKVEEVLA
- the rplB gene encoding 50S ribosomal protein L2, whose protein sequence is MAIKKYKPTTNGRRHMTSSDFAEITTSTPEKSLLRPLKKKAGRNNQGKLTVRHHGGGHKRQYRVIDFKRNKDGIPGRVATIEYDPNRSANIALINYADGEKRYIIAAKGLEVGQTIYSGAEADIKVGNALELKDIPVGTVIHNIEMKPGKGGQLVRSAGTSAQVLGKEGKYVLIRLNSGEVRMILATCRATIGQVGNEQHELINIGKAGRSRWMGKRPTVRGSVMNPNDHPHGGGEGKAPIGRKSPMSPWGKPTLGYKTRKKNNNSDKFIVRRRKKK
- the rplP gene encoding 50S ribosomal protein L16 — encoded protein: MLVPKRVKYRREFRGNMRGRAKGGTEVAFGEYGLQAVEASWITNRQIEAARIAMTRYMKRGGKVWIKIFPHKSYTSKPIGVRMGKGKGAPEGWVSPVKRGKIMFEIAGVPEDVAREALRLAAHKLPVKTKIVKREEIGGEANES
- the rpmC gene encoding 50S ribosomal protein L29 produces the protein MKANDIRDLSTTEIQDQEKALKEELFNLRFQLATGQLENTARIREVRKAIARMKTIVRERELA
- a CDS encoding type Z 30S ribosomal protein S14 is translated as MAKKSMIAKQKRTPKYAVQAYTRCERCGRPHSVIRKFKLCRICFRELAYKGQIPGVKKASW
- the rplN gene encoding 50S ribosomal protein L14, producing MIQQESRMKVADNSGAREVLTIKVLGGSGRKTANIGDVVVCTVKQATPGGVVKKGEVVKAVIVRTKSGARRQDGSYIKFDENACVIIRDDKSPRGTRIFGPVARELRENNFMKIVSLAPEVL
- the rplR gene encoding 50S ribosomal protein L18, with amino-acid sequence MITKIDKNKVRKKRHARVRSKISGTESRPRLNVFRSNKNIYAQVIDDVNGVTLASASNLDKDFGSAESKVDAASKVGELVAKRASEKGITSVTFDRGGYLYHGRVKALAEAARENGLEF
- the rplE gene encoding 50S ribosomal protein L5 encodes the protein MNRLKDQYLKEIVPALMSKFNYDSVMEVPKIDKIVINTGVGDATANAKVLDSAVEELALITGQKPVITKAKNSIAGFRLREGMPIGAKVTLRGERMYDFLDKLVTVSLPRVRDFRGVSKKAFDGRGNYTLGVREQLIFPEIDYDQVSKVRGMDVVIVTTAKSDEESHELLTQLGMPFQK
- the rplC gene encoding 50S ribosomal protein L3, which translates into the protein MTKGILGRKVGMTQVFTENGELIPVTVIEAAQNVVLQKKTVETDGYEAVQIGFEDKRAKLSNKPEQGHVAKADTTPKRFIREFRDVNLDEYEIGAEVKVDVFAEGDIIDATGVSKGKGFQGVIKRHGQSRGPMAHGSRYHRRPGSMGPVAPNRVFKNKLLPGRMGGEQITIQNLEIVKVDVEKNVLLVKGNVPGAKKALVQIKTATKAK